In the genome of Populus trichocarpa isolate Nisqually-1 chromosome 6, P.trichocarpa_v4.1, whole genome shotgun sequence, one region contains:
- the LOC18099946 gene encoding mitochondrial inner membrane protein OXA1 → MAYMRSLSTRSTILKRQHNPRFTYILHDDNDNDDHHHHHKNNQEQLNPTNYVPQRSFNINSTSFASLLQEANHSHFAGVCFVRYMSTTTTAAADKINVVMDTVAQAAPAANEVAIAAADSYLPVAALQYVIDAVHNFTGLNWWASMVVTTLLIRSAMLPLLINQLKATSKLSILRPHLEEVKQRVDCQVMDPTAVSEGQKEMQKLFKEHGVSPFTPLKGIFIQGPVFISFFLAISNMAEKVPSFKSGGAYWFVDLTTPDGLYIFPVLTALTFLLTVECNTQEGMEGNPAAGTMKNVSRALAVASVPLTMNFPKAVFCYWVTSNLFSLAYGLVLKAPGVKKFLRVPEVPVAPPTTGAKSSPFDLFSALKQLSKGRKEPTQSLPVEPPKLLQHKKSSSSGIGKRISSLEKEGERFQRRPLQGRKKNKKR, encoded by the exons ATGGCTTACATGCGAAGTCTCTCAACTCGTTCAACCATCTTGAAACGACAACACAATCCGCGTTTCACGTACATTCTCCACGACGACAACGACAACGAcgatcaccaccaccaccataaaaacaatcaagaacAACTTAATCCCACTAATTACGTTCCGCAaagatccttcaacattaattcAACTAGTTTCGCTTCTCTACTTCAAGAAGCAAATCACTCGCATTTCGCAGGCGTTTGTTTCGTACGCTACATGTCAACCACCACCACTGCGGCGGCAGATAAGATTAATGTGGTGATGGATACGGTGGCGCAGGCGGCTCCCGCTGCGAATGAGGTTGCGATTGCGGCTGCGGATTCTTACTTGCCTGTTGCGGCTCttcaatatgttattgatgCTGTTCATAATTTTACTGGATTGAATTG GTGGGCTTCTATGGTTGTCACTACATTGCTTATAAGAAGCGCGATGCTTCCACTTTTGATAAATCAGTTGAAAGCTACTTCGAAACTTAGT ATCTTGAGGCCGCATTTGGAGGAGGTTAAGCAAAGGGTGGACTGTCAG GTCATGGACCCTACTGCTGTTTCTGAAGGTCAGAAAGAAATGCAGAAGTTGTTTAAGGA ACATGGTGTTAGTCCATTTACTCCACTGAAGGGGATCTTTATTCAAGGTCCTGTCTTCATCAGCTTTTTCCTTGCT ATTTCAAACATGGCAGAAAAGGTGCCATCCTTTAAAAGTGGTGGAGCATACTGGTTTGTTGACCTCACAACCCCAGATGGTTTATACATCTTTCCAGTTTTGACAGCATTAACTTTCTTGCTAACAGTGGAG TGCAATACGCAAGAAGGAATGGAAGGAAATCCTGCTGCTGGCACCATGAAAAACGTTTCAAGGGCCCTTGCTGTTGCTTCAGTTCCTTTGACTATGAATTTCCCAAAG GCTGTATTTTGTTATTGGGTTACATCCAACTTGTTTTCGCTTGCTTATGGGTTAG TGTTGAAAGCTCCTGGGGTAAAAAAGTTTTTGCGTGTTCCAGAAGTACCCGTGGCACCTCCAACTACTGGTGCAAAATCTTCTCCCTTTGATCTGTTTTCAGCACTCAAACAACTCTCAAAAGGCAGAAAGGAACCTACCCAATCATTGCCTGTTGAACCACCAAAGCTTTTACAGCATAAAAAGTCTTCATCTTCGGGAATAGGTAAGAGGATAAGCAGTCTAGAGAAAGAAGGCGAACGCTTCCAAAGGCGACCCCttcaaggaagaaagaaaaataagaagaggtGA